A region from the Actinoplanes sp. OR16 genome encodes:
- a CDS encoding dipeptidase, which translates to MSESDLRAAIRRELPGVRADLERLVRIPGIAFEGFDHSHVERSAEAVAELLRGCGLDTEIVRHGGQPAVIGRKAAPAGAPTVLLYAHHDVQPAGDPALWASDPFEPVERDGRLYGRGAADDKAGVMAHVAALRAFGDQLPVGVVVFVEGEEEYGSDSLDTIIHEHLEELRSDVIVIADSGNWDIGQPALTTSLRGLVNLFAEVRVLKSAVHSGMFGGPVPDALITLSRLLSTLHDESGEVAVEGLVGREGASVDYPADRFRHEAGMLDGVELIGKGTITDRIWTKPSISVLGIDAPRTLEAANALQPSARAKISVRLAPGEDPKSAFEAVKNHLERNVPWGAALKIELESDGSPCVIDATGPVYDAARAAFREAWDGTEPVDMGVGGSIPFIATFQELFPDAAILVTGVEDPYSSAHGPDESLHLGEFERVCVAEALLLKNVAETLSK; encoded by the coding sequence CTGAGTGAATCCGATCTGCGCGCCGCGATCCGGCGCGAGTTGCCCGGTGTCCGCGCCGACCTGGAACGGTTGGTGCGGATCCCGGGCATCGCTTTTGAAGGTTTCGACCACTCGCACGTCGAGCGTTCCGCCGAGGCGGTCGCCGAGCTGTTGCGCGGGTGCGGGCTCGACACCGAGATCGTCCGCCACGGCGGGCAGCCTGCAGTGATCGGCCGGAAGGCGGCGCCGGCCGGCGCGCCGACCGTCCTGCTCTATGCGCACCACGACGTCCAGCCCGCCGGTGACCCCGCGCTCTGGGCCAGCGACCCGTTCGAGCCGGTCGAGCGGGACGGCCGGCTGTACGGCCGGGGCGCCGCCGACGACAAGGCCGGCGTGATGGCGCACGTCGCCGCGCTGCGTGCCTTCGGCGACCAGCTCCCGGTCGGTGTGGTCGTCTTCGTCGAGGGCGAGGAGGAGTACGGCTCCGACTCCCTCGACACGATCATCCACGAGCACCTCGAAGAGCTGCGCTCCGACGTGATCGTGATCGCCGACTCGGGCAACTGGGACATCGGGCAGCCCGCGCTGACCACCTCGCTGCGGGGCCTGGTGAACCTGTTCGCCGAGGTGCGGGTGCTGAAGAGCGCCGTGCACAGCGGCATGTTCGGCGGCCCGGTGCCGGACGCGCTGATCACCCTGTCCCGGCTGCTGTCGACGCTGCACGACGAGTCCGGCGAGGTCGCGGTCGAGGGCCTGGTCGGCCGGGAGGGCGCGAGCGTCGACTACCCGGCGGACCGGTTCCGCCACGAGGCCGGGATGCTTGACGGCGTCGAGCTCATCGGCAAGGGCACGATCACCGACCGGATCTGGACCAAGCCGTCGATCTCGGTTCTCGGCATCGACGCGCCGCGGACGCTGGAGGCGGCGAACGCCTTGCAGCCGTCGGCGCGGGCCAAGATCAGCGTTCGGCTGGCGCCCGGTGAGGACCCGAAGTCGGCCTTCGAGGCGGTGAAGAACCATCTGGAGCGGAACGTCCCCTGGGGCGCGGCTCTGAAGATCGAACTGGAGAGCGACGGGTCGCCCTGTGTCATCGACGCGACCGGTCCGGTCTACGACGCCGCCCGTGCGGCGTTCCGTGAGGCCTGGGACGGCACCGAGCCGGTCGACATGGGCGTCGGTGGCTCGATCCCGTTCATCGCCACGTTCCAGGAGCTCTTCCCGGACGCGGCGATCCTGGTGACCGGCGTGGAAGACCCGTACTCGAGTGCCCACGGCCCGGACGAGAGCCTGCACCTCGGCGAGTTCGAGCGCGTCTGCGTCGCCGAGGCACTGCTCCTGAAGAACGTGGCGGAGACCTTGTCGAAGTAA
- a CDS encoding FAD-dependent monooxygenase — translation MAELSCEVLVVGAGPTGLMLANWLTRLGVAVIVTDTKDGPTRESRALVVQARSLEIYDQLGIGDQVLDAARRAEAFAPGFGPRAFGRIPLGPLGTKVTPYPYIEILEQSRNEEILYDNLRKLGGEVSWETPATAVVQTEQGIEAKVGNDTIRARFCVGCDGANSMVRKARRIAFEGVTNPHHFFVLDASGVSGLVAQSINARPNGTDFMVAFPMAGAGRWRLIGAVSGDDLEEDDARARLLRTFNVSYEKSRWFATYRVHHRVAAAFRDGPFFLAGDAAHVHSPVGGQGMNTGLQDAHNLAFKLADVLRGRRRDRWLDRYEAERRPVARKLVATTDRLFGFITSGRLPARTLRRVAVPLIAPIGVRVLPRSSAGSRLFQYVSQTRIHYRLASFEGRRDPVVGRRLPWAGSNFAVLRAAEWQVHAYGGVDAASVPDLGLPVHVFPPAPGTPLRPGLLYLIRPDGFVAARAEPGEAELRFRYAQT, via the coding sequence ATGGCCGAGTTGTCGTGTGAGGTCCTGGTGGTGGGCGCCGGTCCGACCGGCCTGATGCTCGCCAACTGGCTGACCCGCCTGGGCGTGGCCGTGATCGTCACGGACACCAAGGACGGGCCCACCCGGGAATCCCGGGCGCTCGTCGTGCAGGCGCGCAGCCTGGAGATATACGACCAACTCGGCATCGGCGACCAGGTGCTCGACGCGGCCCGGCGGGCCGAGGCGTTCGCGCCGGGCTTCGGCCCGCGCGCGTTCGGCCGGATCCCGCTGGGCCCGCTCGGCACGAAGGTGACGCCGTACCCGTACATCGAGATCCTCGAACAGAGCCGGAACGAGGAGATCCTCTACGACAACCTGCGCAAACTCGGCGGTGAGGTGTCCTGGGAGACGCCGGCGACCGCCGTCGTGCAGACCGAGCAGGGCATCGAGGCGAAGGTCGGCAACGACACGATCCGGGCCCGGTTCTGCGTCGGCTGTGACGGGGCGAACTCGATGGTCCGTAAGGCGCGCCGGATCGCGTTCGAAGGGGTCACCAATCCCCACCACTTCTTCGTGCTGGACGCCTCGGGAGTCTCCGGGCTGGTGGCTCAGTCGATAAACGCGCGGCCGAACGGGACCGATTTCATGGTCGCCTTCCCGATGGCGGGGGCGGGTCGTTGGCGGCTGATCGGGGCGGTCAGCGGCGATGATCTCGAAGAGGACGATGCTCGCGCTCGGCTTCTCCGTACATTTAATGTGTCCTATGAAAAATCCCGATGGTTTGCGACATATCGGGTGCATCATCGCGTGGCCGCCGCCTTCCGTGACGGTCCGTTCTTCCTCGCCGGGGACGCCGCTCACGTGCACTCGCCGGTCGGCGGGCAGGGGATGAACACCGGTCTGCAGGATGCGCACAATCTGGCCTTCAAGCTGGCCGACGTGCTGCGGGGGCGGCGCCGCGACCGGTGGCTCGATCGATACGAGGCCGAGCGCCGGCCGGTCGCGCGCAAACTGGTCGCGACGACGGATCGGCTCTTCGGCTTCATCACCTCCGGCCGGCTGCCCGCGCGGACGCTGCGTCGCGTCGCGGTTCCGCTGATCGCCCCGATCGGAGTGCGGGTGCTGCCGCGTTCATCAGCAGGATCAAGGCTTTTCCAGTACGTCTCACAGACCCGTATTCATTACCGTCTCGCTTCTTTCGAGGGTCGCCGTGATCCGGTGGTCGGCCGCCGTCTGCCCTGGGCCGGGAGTAACTTCGCCGTGCTGAGGGCTGCGGAGTGGCAGGTTCACGCCTACGGGGGAGTGGACGCGGCGAGCGTGCCGGATCTGGGCCTGCCCGTGCACGTCTTCCCGCCGGCCCCGGGAACCCCGCTCCGACCTGGGCTTCTTTACCTGATCAGGCCGGACGGGTTCGTGGCGGCGCGTGCCGAGCCGGGCGAGGCGGAGCTGCGTTTCCGGTACGCGCAGACTTAA
- a CDS encoding ATP-dependent DNA ligase — MGSVRFLDIAATSAAVSSTSGRKAKIELLADALRRLEPDEITAGAAFLAGELRQRQTGVGYAALRDLPPPAAEPSLTVAAVDTAIAEISVVAGAGSQARRRELIGALFAAATADEQRLLVGLFGGELRQGAQAGLLAEAVAAAAAVPAVAVRRALLLCGDLKQVASAALTGGAAALAEIHLRVGTPLSPMLASSAPDVAAALLATGAPAVVDTKLDGIRIQVHRSGDEVAVFTRSLDDITARLPGVVSAVKALPLRSAVLDGEAMGLGPDGRPLPFQETSSRAATRGKSDISLVPYFFDVLHLDGVDLLDEPGRVRWAALADALPASLIVGRHTVSSEEEAAAAFAAALAAGQEGVVVKAPDAPYDVGRRGAAWVKVKPRHTLDLVVLAVEWGHGRRRGWLSNLHLGARDPSTGGFVMLGKTFKGLTDELLRWQTERFKELAVDDNGWVVRVRPEQVVEVAFDGVQTSPRYPGGVALRFARVLRYREDKSAHEADTIETVRALQGSGHS; from the coding sequence ATGGGTTCCGTGCGATTCCTCGACATCGCTGCCACCTCGGCGGCCGTCAGCTCGACCTCCGGCCGCAAAGCCAAGATCGAGCTGCTGGCCGACGCACTGCGCCGCCTGGAGCCGGACGAGATCACGGCCGGCGCGGCGTTCCTCGCCGGTGAGCTGCGCCAGCGGCAGACCGGCGTGGGCTACGCCGCTCTGCGTGACCTGCCGCCGCCCGCAGCCGAGCCGTCGCTGACGGTCGCCGCCGTCGACACCGCCATCGCCGAGATCTCGGTGGTCGCGGGCGCCGGCTCGCAGGCCCGCCGGCGTGAGCTGATCGGCGCGCTCTTCGCCGCCGCCACCGCCGACGAGCAGCGTCTCCTCGTCGGCCTCTTCGGCGGCGAGCTCCGCCAGGGCGCCCAGGCCGGGCTGCTGGCCGAGGCGGTGGCCGCGGCCGCTGCGGTTCCGGCCGTCGCCGTCCGCCGGGCGCTGCTGCTCTGCGGCGACCTCAAACAGGTCGCGTCCGCCGCGCTGACCGGAGGCGCCGCCGCCCTCGCCGAGATCCACCTCCGGGTGGGCACCCCGCTGAGCCCGATGCTGGCGAGCAGCGCCCCCGACGTGGCCGCCGCCCTGCTGGCCACCGGCGCACCGGCCGTCGTCGACACGAAGCTCGACGGCATCCGCATCCAGGTGCATCGGTCCGGCGACGAGGTGGCCGTCTTCACCCGCAGCCTCGACGACATCACCGCCCGGTTGCCCGGGGTGGTGTCCGCGGTCAAGGCTCTGCCGTTGCGGTCGGCGGTGCTCGATGGGGAGGCGATGGGGCTGGGCCCCGATGGCCGGCCGTTGCCGTTCCAGGAGACGTCGAGTCGGGCGGCGACGCGCGGCAAGTCGGATATATCGCTTGTTCCGTACTTCTTCGACGTTCTTCATCTCGATGGAGTGGATCTGCTCGACGAGCCGGGCAGGGTCCGCTGGGCCGCGCTCGCCGACGCGCTCCCCGCCTCGCTGATCGTGGGGCGGCACACCGTCTCGTCGGAGGAAGAGGCTGCCGCGGCCTTCGCCGCCGCGCTCGCCGCCGGCCAGGAGGGCGTCGTCGTGAAGGCGCCGGACGCGCCCTACGACGTGGGGCGCCGCGGAGCCGCCTGGGTGAAGGTGAAACCCCGGCACACCCTCGACCTCGTGGTCCTCGCCGTCGAGTGGGGGCACGGCCGCCGCCGCGGCTGGCTCTCGAATCTCCATCTCGGCGCGCGCGACCCGTCCACCGGCGGGTTCGTGATGCTCGGCAAGACGTTCAAGGGCCTCACCGACGAGCTGCTGCGCTGGCAGACCGAGCGGTTCAAGGAACTCGCCGTCGACGACAACGGCTGGGTCGTGCGGGTCCGCCCGGAGCAGGTGGTCGAGGTCGCGTTCGACGGGGTGCAGACGTCACCGCGCTACCCGGGCGGGGTGGCGCTGCGGTTCGCCCGGGTGCTGCGTTATCGGGAGGACAAGTCCGCCCACGAGGCCGACACCATCGAGACGGTCAGAGCGCTGCAAGGCTCCGGACATAGTTGA
- a CDS encoding SURF1 family protein codes for MYRFLLTPRWLAAAALTVVAAIVMVMLGNWQLRRYHERTEINDRIDSANSVEAVPITSVLSAPTAAGTPGSAPGKSLAWTKVTVTGRYDQATEIQARGRTVDGEVGFEIVTPLILDDGTAVLVDRGWVPAGEGGALAAPVAPAAPSGRVTVVGQIHLSESRPAPVERRDGRLDTRRVSIPRLATELPFPVYGAYVLLTEQTPAADPAFVPIPISHEDAWQNGGYAVQWWIFAGMAFVLFGWQARREALGLNPQAPTKDPQAPVEDRVAAADQRRAEKAEK; via the coding sequence GTGTACCGGTTCCTGCTGACGCCCCGCTGGCTCGCCGCGGCCGCGCTGACCGTCGTCGCTGCCATCGTCATGGTGATGCTCGGCAACTGGCAGCTCCGCCGGTACCACGAACGCACCGAAATCAATGACCGGATCGACTCGGCGAACTCGGTCGAGGCCGTCCCGATCACCTCGGTGCTCTCCGCCCCGACCGCTGCCGGCACTCCCGGCTCCGCGCCCGGCAAGTCTCTGGCCTGGACAAAGGTCACCGTGACCGGCCGCTACGACCAGGCGACCGAGATCCAGGCTCGTGGCCGGACGGTCGACGGCGAGGTCGGCTTCGAGATCGTCACGCCGCTGATCCTGGACGACGGAACTGCTGTCCTGGTGGACCGCGGCTGGGTTCCGGCCGGCGAGGGCGGCGCGCTGGCGGCCCCGGTGGCCCCGGCAGCTCCATCCGGTCGGGTGACAGTGGTCGGCCAGATCCACCTGTCGGAAAGCCGACCTGCCCCGGTCGAGCGACGGGACGGCCGGCTGGACACCCGACGGGTCAGTATTCCTCGTCTCGCCACCGAGCTGCCGTTCCCGGTCTACGGCGCCTACGTCCTGCTGACCGAGCAGACCCCGGCTGCCGACCCGGCGTTCGTCCCGATTCCGATCTCGCACGAGGACGCCTGGCAGAACGGCGGCTATGCGGTGCAGTGGTGGATCTTCGCGGGCATGGCGTTCGTGCTGTTCGGATGGCAGGCACGCCGTGAGGCGCTCGGCCTGAACCCTCAGGCGCCGACGAAGGACCCCCAAGCGCCGGTGGAGGACCGGGTGGCGGCCGCTGACCAGCGACGTGCGGAAAAGGCCGAGAAGTGA